The Pseudomonadota bacterium genome contains the following window.
AATATACAATAAATTGCAAGCATATGGATTATGATCGATATTGAGAGGGCAACATAAAAGTCTTTTGTCCGCCCTGAAAAGCCTTTTAAAAAATTGTCTGATAAAGTTCTTAACCGGGTCATATTGTTAGTTATTATAACCCAGGAAGCATTTAATGTATATGAAGAACGGGCTGATTATGCAGGAACAAACAAAAGGGGCTCTTCCGGTTCTTGCATACTTTTAACCTATATTTTCCATTAAGATAAGTATCGGTGTCGGGCTTACCCGCTTTACAGCCTGCTCTCGATTCACATCAGTTTAATTTGCTTTTCAAATGTTTTCCCGCTTTTTTCACCATGTCCCGCATAAAGCGGGATTAAACCGTTCACTATCTACTATTCACTATCCACTGGCTTTTTATCTATTCACTGCCTTTTCATATTTTCTGCCTTTCTTACTATTCACTATTCACTATTAACTATTCACTGCCTTTATACTTGTGGTGGTCTTTTCTTTCCGTATGGGGTTATAAACGTCTGTTGCTGTACAAAATTACAGAAAACCTGCAGTTCATAGAGATATTTTTCAACATCTTCCCGTATATAGGTTCCAATGCCTTTCTCAAAATCTGTTTTTATGGATATCAGGCCTTTAACTTGTTTCTTAACAGATTTGGGCTTTATATCAACAGGGTCAGGTTTGACTTTTTTGTATGCGGTAAGTCTACTCTCTAAAGATGTATAGGTCACAGGCGTTTTCAAAATGTCGGTAAATATCGTCATAAGGTCGGGGCAATCAAGGTTGGCGGCAAAGAGATAACCCTGGGAAACGGGGAGATTTCCTGCCGTAATTGCAGCCTGAATTTCAGGAGAAAGTTTTAAAAGTGAAATTATGTTAAACAGCGTAGATATTGACTTTGCAGCGATTTTGGTAGTTGCTACAAACGTTGTAGCAATTTCCTCTGGTAGGTCTTCCGGTCTCCGGTTGTAACTCACCAAATCACACATCACCCCGTCCATGTCATACCCTTTATCAGGATGTTTTGCCTGAATGAAAGAGAGTATCCCTTTGGCCTGGTCTATGGGATTTAAGTCTTCCCGTTGGAGATTCTCCGTCAGTTGAAGGGCAATGGTGGCGCCTAATTCCTTGCCTGCTTCAATAATTCTTATTGGTACGGATTCAAGTCCTAATTGTCTGGCTGCCAGCAAACGTCTCTCTCCACAGATGAGGACATATGTCCCGTCATCCTGTGCGGTTACAATAAGCGGTTCTAAGATGCCCTTATCTTTGATGGACTGCATAAGAGACTTAAATGAGTCTGTTTCGATATCAATGCTTGATCTCACCTGTTCCATTACTACAATCTTTTCTACTGGAATGTACAGAAATTCAGGATTTACACTTGTCTTCTTTGTTGCCATATAGTTCCCCCTTTTTAAAATTCAGTGAATAGTCGTTAGTGAATAGTCCTCAGTAGATAGTGAATAGCAACACACACCCTTTGCTGGGGTGATTTATCAAGGAGTAACTTTACAGAAAAGGTTGAGATACTCAGAAGTCATAACCTGTTTACCGCCTTTACCACTATTCACTATATACTATTCACTATTCACTGCCTTTTAACTATTCACTGCCTTTAATCCCCATTAATGCTGTATTTATTGTAGAAATTTAAAAACAATGTGTCAAGATTTTTATGATTTTTCTATGGGGAGAGCATGCACCTTATGCCCCCTGTACAAACTATTTCACAACAGGTTTTTTTATGAAGAATTATTAACTGCACGTACAAAGCATGCATACAGGCTTTTCTGCAAATCTGATGAATATTTATTGCAATCCTCAATCTGGCCCCATGCCTCAACATAGCATGTTACGAATGGTTATTAATGGAACACAGTAGATTTCGCAGAAAACCTGGAAAAAAAGAATGGCTACTAAGCGAGTTTTTGTACAATGTATTTCGACAATACTGTTGTATAAAGGATATTATTCGACAACAATGTTGGGTCATATCGGGGTCTGCCTGTGAGTCATCGTGCCAGGTGTTTGTGCAATAGCCTGTAATACCCATAAGTATTGTTAAATTTACTACCGTCCGCAGGTATGTGGTATACTATTTGCTTGGATATATATTATAATTCTTATCAATAAAGGATTTCGATGCTGAAAAATAGATTTCTCATTCTCGTCCCCGCGTTCTTTCTGATTGTCATCCTTTTTGCATCTATGCCATTAAACTTTGCACATAAGATCGGAGAAGGCTGTCCCCTTAAGCAGCATAAGCCTATCCTCAAATGTAACCCCTGTCTGTTTCATTCTATAACCTCACAGAGCGAAACGGACAACCTCACAATGGTGGGTTTACCGACCACCCCATTCGTCTCTCAAACATTGTCTCTCCTCTCCGGAGAAACGGTCGATTCGATTGTAATCATCGTTTTACATCCTTTCTCAGAACCACCCCCCCTTCGTTGCTGACCTGCGATACTCGAAGTCCGCGCCAGTAGTCCATTAGTACTCAGGCGCAAAGCGCCCTGAAGCGGTTAGACTTGCAGACAAGGAGGCAAAGCAACATGAAGAAGGATAATTTAATTTGTATAACTGCATCTTCACAGAAACGATGGTTGCATCTGGGACAGCGACAGGCTATTGCTGAACCACAATTTTCAGCCTCGGCTTTGACAAATATTTTCAGGAGGAAATAAATCATGTGGATTGTTCGACTCGCGTTACGCCGGCCTTACACCTT
Protein-coding sequences here:
- a CDS encoding ParB/RepB/Spo0J family partition protein; protein product: MATKKTSVNPEFLYIPVEKIVVMEQVRSSIDIETDSFKSLMQSIKDKGILEPLIVTAQDDGTYVLICGERRLLAARQLGLESVPIRIIEAGKELGATIALQLTENLQREDLNPIDQAKGILSFIQAKHPDKGYDMDGVMCDLVSYNRRPEDLPEEIATTFVATTKIAAKSISTLFNIISLLKLSPEIQAAITAGNLPVSQGYLFAANLDCPDLMTIFTDILKTPVTYTSLESRLTAYKKVKPDPVDIKPKSVKKQVKGLISIKTDFEKGIGTYIREDVEKYLYELQVFCNFVQQQTFITPYGKKRPPQV